The Brachyhypopomus gauderio isolate BG-103 chromosome 1, BGAUD_0.2, whole genome shotgun sequence genome includes a window with the following:
- the LOC143518612 gene encoding chitin synthase chs-2-like, whose amino-acid sequence MLIQMEQRQAWDSPKEVPIIQDEQKPRKLLSFIQIFVCTLVGILVFALAFFSKTSLLLLISITNRNAITTTTKVYGLLFIGCLLIAPSVLILFKSIWKITFKDSKTPSWQTLLWIVLVDTLVALGSSVLTLIAMPNFDIMTNVMLLNSVATLSAALQVIANCLGHGRRRFTAVSVVALLLLIAGSVLFAVNYLKDWSKEKSLFVGLAIGGTILVSLNWWENYAMLFRIVFFSNTIRDIKRSSNLVNILSSLVRIAVTAIVLGVYVSASGQDWSTVTRVPSSTQTVVLSLFAIQVLSSALCRWMAVVACKMHAVRRSFVVPMILTSPAVLAAFVLAVWIPYWNFNSITASTNINCTDTLANQFNTLFSDFFDISFSNYITAFFGSSINSKFTDFLNSVQLPCSEMFITNLTLAIYGSHSTQPVNGSIPFTEYCNIVQRYNMSDLFVMNNLLTDLTHEICNQSVFINNNVNGYILLGLCSFCWWAGLVLCTIYIWFLSIHRIERTKDMFVRNLYEAAFIDQSMLLNARFEVLHKADLHSRQTEMMHINLCATMWHETYDEMMKMIISMFRLDKFRPKKHQFNDVTFDSHIYFDDAFVKDGNELKVNEYAETLVEVIREVYILFTSEGGSMFKTRRQLPDQKLIQTPYGCRLQYTLPQGNTLFIHFKDKHRIRHKKRWSQIMYLYYLLGWKVNAKYYKLWKEGDEPLITIEEKLQKEKENTYLLALDGDTDFQPSAVMLLVDRLRLYPEVGAACGRIHPTGMGPMVWYQKFEYAVGHWLQKTAEHVFGCVLCSPGCFSLFRAAALMDDNVMKRYTTKATEAIHYVQYDQGEDRWLCTLLLQQGWRVEYSAASDSYTNAPQEFKEFYNQRRRWGPSTMANTLDLLSSGSLTAQKNKSISRLYILYQIGSMAASLLGPATVCLMVAGCFTFVFGLGANWALLLSIIPPAIYLSLCFYLGHARSNLQINIAAVMSIFYAFLMSASILSIIGDMVLEQTFLTPTGIFFIGITSMYVITAILHPSECHLVIYGLLYVISIPSGYLLLAIYSMVNMNNVSWGTRETGSAGGAANARQTNVKCQKMLKCCGYNLQFQVSQDVKVTAATPLMPAQATPQATPQATPEEGVSVDAEEQGTLSKGQPHADKDCFIEQLKECSGELPLTEDYLNDDEEKFWKDLIERYLKPLETDKAKEERVKSELKSLRNKAAFVFFIVNSLWLVATFFLQTIGGSVSIQVPVVKFYSNGTVSRSGTLYIDPIGLMFLIGFASLLIIQFLAMLWHRIQTLIHFIAYNGTESVINRKMLTKPRMSVVELITDENNFL is encoded by the exons ATGTTaatacagatggagcagag GCAAGCCTGGGACTCTCCTAAGGAGGTGCCCATCATCCAGGATGAGCAGAAGCCTCGTAAGCTCCTCAGCTTCATCCAGATCTTCGTCTGTACATTGGTGGGAATTCTGGTGTTTGCACTCGCCTTCTTCAGCAAA ACCTCCCTGTTGTTACTAATAAGCATTACCAACAGAAATGCCATAACCACAACAACCAAAGTCTATGGCCTTCTGTTCATTGGGTGCCTCCTGATTGCTCCAAGTGTTTTAATACTGTTCAAGAGTATTTGGAAAATTACCTTTAAGGATTCGAAAACTCCATCATGGCAAACTCTGTTATGG ATTGTGCTGGTGGACACTTTGGTGGCTCTTGGCTCGTCTGTCCTCACTTTGATCGCCATGCCGAATTTCGACATCATGACCAACGTGATGCTTTTGAACAGCGTCGCCACATTATCGGCTGCACTGCAGGTGATCGCGAACTGTCTCGGGCATGGGCGGAGGAGGTTTACAGCGGTCTCTGTAGTAGCCTTGCTCCTCCTGATTGCCGGCTCCGTGCTGTTTGCCGTAAACTACCTGAAAGACTGGAGCAAGGAGAAGAGTCTGTTTGTGGGATTGGCGATCGGAGGCACCATCCTGGTCTCGCTGAACTGGTGGGAGAACTATGCCATGCTTTTCCGCATTGTCTTCTTCAGCAACACTATCCGTGACATCAAGAGGTCCAGCAACCTGGTGAACATCCTGTCCAGCCTCGTGCGGATTGCTGTGACGGCCATTGTCCTGGGCGTGTACGTGAGTGCCTCGGGACAGGATTGGTCAACGGTCACGCGTGTGCCGTCATCCACCCAAACTGTGGTCCTGAGCCTCTTCGCTATTCAGGTTCTGTCGTCGGCGCTGTGCCGCTGGATGGCGGTGGTGGCATGCAAGATGCACGCTGTCCGCCGCAGCTTCGTGGTCCCCATGATCTTGACGTCCCCAGCCGTGCTGGCCGCCTTCGTGTTGGCTGTCTGGATACCTTACTGGAACTTCAATTCAATCACCGCTAGCACCAATATCAACTGCACCGACACACTTGCAAACCAATTCAATACCTTGTTCTCCGACTTCTTCGACATTTCGttctccaactacatcacagctTTTTTTGGTTCGAGCATCAACTCCAAATTCACAGACTTTCTCAACAGTGTACAATTACCATGCAGTGAAATGTTCATCACAAACCTCACCTTGGCTATCTATGGCAGTCATAGCACACAGCCTGTAAACGGCTCTATCCCATTCACAGAGTACTGCAACATCGTCCAAAGATATAATATGTCAGATCTCTTTGTCATGAACAACCTGCTGACGGACTTGACCCACGAGATCTGTAACCAGTCGGTCTTTATTAATAACAATGTGAATGGCTACATCCTACTGGGCCTCTGCTCGTTCTGTTGGTGGGCTGGTCTGGTGCTCTGCACCATCTACATCTGGTTCCTGAGCATACATCGCATTGAGAGGACCAAAGACATGTTCGTGCGCAACTTGTACGAAGCGGCGTTCATTGACCAGTCCATGCTGCTCAACGCTAGGTTTGAGGTCCTGCACAAAGCAGACCTTCACAG CAGGCAGACAGAGATGATGCATATTAACCTCTGTGCCACCATGTGGCACGAGACCTATGACGAAATGATGAAAATGATCATCTCCATGTTCAG ACTGGACAAGTTCCGACCAAAGAAACACCAATTCAATGATGTCACTTTTGACTCTCACATCTACTTTGACGACGCGTTCGTAAAAGACGGGAACGAGCTGAAAGTCAACGAGTATGCAGAGACCCTGGTGGAAGTTATCAGAGAAGTTTACAT ATTATTTACCAGTGAAGGCGGAAGCATGTTTAAGACAAGGAGACAACTCCCTGATCAGAAACTCATCCAGACACCATATGGGTGCCGGCTGCAGTACACCCTTCCGCAAGGCAACACGCTGTTCATCCACTTTAAGGACAAACACCGCATCCGCCACAAAAAGAGGTGGTCTCAG ATTATGTACCTGTATTACCTCCTAGGCTGGaaagtaaatgcaaaatattatAAATTGTGGAAGGAAGGTGATGAGCCCTTAATAACGATTGAGGAGAAGTTGCAG aaagaaaaagaaaataccTACCTTCTGGCACTAGATGGCGACACTGACTTCCAGCCCTCGGCGGTTATGCTACTAGTGGATCGGCTGCGTTTGTACCCAGAGGTGGGTGCCGCATGTGGTAGGATTCACCCAACTGGCATGG GGCCGATGGTGTGGTACCAGAAGTTCGAGTACGCCGTGGGCCACTGGCTGCAGAAGACGGCGGAGCACGTGTTCGGGTGCGTGCTCTGCAGCCCCGGGTGCTTCAGCCTGTTCCGCGCCGCCGCCCTCATGGACGACAACGTGATGAAGAGATACACGACCAAAGCCACCGAGGCCATCCACTACGTCCAGTACGACCAGG GTGAGGACCGCTGGCTGTGCACGCTGCTCCTGCAACagggatggagggtggagtaCAGCGCCGCCTCCGATTCCTACACCAACGCTCCGCAGGAGTTCAAGGAGTTCTACAACCAGAGGCGTCGCTGGGGCCCCTCCACCATGGCCAACACGCTGGACCTGCTCTCCAGCGGCTCCTTGACCGCTCAGAAGAACAAGTCCATTTCCAGACTCTACATCCTGTACCAGATCGGTTCCATGGCCGCCTCGCTCCTGGGCCCGGCCACGGTCTGCCTCATGGTCGCAG GATGTTTCACATTCGTATTCGGGCTTGGTGCCAACTGGGCTCTTTTGCTTTCGATTATCCCCCCTGCCATCTacttgtctctctgtttctaccTGGGACACGCCAGGTCAAACCTGCAAATCAACATTGCGGCCGTCATGAGCATATTCTACGCTTTCCTCATGAGTGCGAGTATTCTGTCCATTATAG gggataTGGTGTTGGAGCAGACTTTCTTGACTCCCACCGGCATATTCTTTATTGGCATCACGTCCATGTATGTCATCACCGCAATCCTCCACCCGTCCGAGTGCCACCTTGTCATCTACGGCCTGCTCTATGTCATCAGTATTCCCAGTGGCTACCTCCTACTGGCCATCTATTCTATGGTCAACATGAACAACGTCTCCTGGGGCACCCGGGAGACCGGCAGCGCTGGTGGTGCAGCTAACGCGCGGCAGACGAACGTAAAATGCCAGAAGATGCTCAAATGCTGCGGCTACAACCTGCAGTTCCAGGTCAGCCAGGATGTGAAGGTCACGGCTGCCACGCCTCTGATGCCGGCCCAGGCCACGCCCCAGGCCACGCCCCAGGCCACACCTGAGGAGGGTGTCTCCGTGGATGCCGAAGAACAAGGGACACTCTCCAAAGG tcAACCACATGCTGATAAAGATT GTTTTATTGAACAGTTGAAGGAGTGCTCTGGTGAGCTGCCCCTTACGGAAGACTATCTTAATGAC GATGAAGAAAAGTTCTGGAAAGACCTGATTGAACGCTACCTAAAACCTCTGGAGACTGACAAAGCAAAAGAAGAAAGAGTCAAAAGTGAACTAAAATCTCTACGCAACAAG GCAGCTTTTGTGTTTTTCATTGTTAATTCCCTGTGGCTCGTAGCCACGTTTTTTCTGCAAaccattggtggttcagtgagCATCCAAGTGCCAGTAGTTAAGTTCTATAGCAATGGCACTGTGAGCCGTAGTGGAACGCTCTACATCGATCCCATCGGGCTCATGTTCCTCATCGGATTCGCGAGCCTTCTGATCATCCAGTTTCTTGCTATGCTGTGGCACAG AATCCAGACTTTGATCCACTTCATTGCTTATAATGGGACAGAGTCCGTCATCAACAGGAAAATGTTGACGAAACCACGAATGTCTGTGGTGGAACTGATCACTGATGAAAAC AATTTTCTGTAG